One window of the Zea mays cultivar B73 chromosome 3, Zm-B73-REFERENCE-NAM-5.0, whole genome shotgun sequence genome contains the following:
- the LOC103652647 gene encoding receptor-like protein EIX2, with protein sequence MLTLTIICATLWLTSGAGGTGTDTGGDNSSGGGCIPSERAALLSFKKGITSDNTSRLGSWHGQDCCRWRGVTCSNLTGNVLMLHLAYPMNPDDDLYYTDVCDDYTTLFGEISRSLLFLRHLEHMDLSWNCLIGPKGRMPSFLGSMKNLRYLNLSGVPFKGSVPPQLGNLSRLQYLDLGSSYLGYGIYSKDITWLTNLPLLQYLGMGSVNLSGIAGHWPHILNMLPSLRVISLSFCWLGSANQSLAFFNLTKLEKLDLSFNNFHHTYISSWFWRATSLKHLVLKDTGLFGELPDALGNLTSLVVLDLSGNANITITQGLKNLCGLEILDLSANRINRDIAELMDRLPLCTRENLQLQELHLEYNSFTGTLTSSIGHFRSLSILELNNNNLRGSVPTEIGTLTNLTSLDLSNNNFGGVITEEHFVGLMNLKKIHLSFNNLSVVLDADWIQPFRLESAGFASCHLGPMFPVWLRQQLVYITTLDISSTGLVGNIPDWFWSFSRAGSLDMSYNQLNGNLPTDMSGMAFLELNLGSNNLTGQMPPFPRNIVLLDISNNSFSGIMPHKIEAPLLQTLVMSSNQIGGTIPKSICKLKNLSFLDLSNNLLEGEIPQCSDIERLEYCLLGNNSLSGTFPAFLRNCTSMVVLDLAWNNLSGRLPSWIWELKDLQFLRLSHNSFSGNIPSGITNLSFLQYLDLSGNYFFGVIPRHLSNLTGMTMKGYYPFDIFDKTVSKFDDIWLVMTKGQQLKYSREIAYFVSIDLSGNYLTGEIPLGITSLDALMNLNLSSNQLGGKIPNNIGAMRLLASLDLSINKLSGEIPWSLSNLTSLSYMNLSYNNLSGRIPSGRQLDTLNVDNPSLMYIGNSGLCGPLQNNCSGNGSFTPGYHRGNRQKFEPASFYFSLVLGLVVGLWTVFCALLFINTWRVAYLGLLDKVYDKIYVFVAVKWASMTMSAAAAEREHTTNTM encoded by the coding sequence ATGCTCACCCTTACCATCATATGCGCCACTTTGTGGCTAACTAGtggtgctggtggcactggcaccGACACCGGCGGCGACAAcagcagcggcggcggctgcATCCCATCTGAGAGGGCTGCTTTGCTGTCCTTCAAGAAGGGCATCACGAGCGACAACACCAGTCGCCTGGGCTCATGGCACGGCCAAGATTGCTGCCGGTGGAGAGGTGTCACCTGCAGCAACCTCACCGGCAACGTCCTCATGCTCCATCTTGCCTACCCGATGAATCCAGATGATGACTTGTACTACACAGATGTATGCGACGATTACACAACTTTGTTTGGTGAGATAAGTCGCTCTCTACTCTTTCTGAGACATCTAGAGCACATGGACCTAAGCTGGAACTGCTTGATAGGCCCAAAGGGGCGTATGCCTTCATTCCTGGGCTCCATGAAGAACTTGAGATACCTCAATCTCTCTGGAGTACCATTCAAAGGTAGCGTGCCTCCTCAGTTAGGCAACCTATCTAGGTTGCAGTACCTTGATCTTGGCAGTTCATATTTAGGATATGGCATATACTCAAAGGACATTACTTGGTTAACAAACCTACCTCTGCTGCAGTACCTTGGCATGGGTTCTGTCAATCTCTCAGGGATAGCTGGTCATTGGCCTCATATACTGAATATGCTACCATCTTTAAGGGTCATTAGTCTCTCTTTCTGTTGGCTTGGCAGTGCAAACCAATCACTCGCATTTTTTAATCTCACAAAACTTGAGAAGCTTGATCTCTCGTTCAACAACTTCCATCACACATATATATCGAGTTGGTTCTGGAGAGCGACAAGTCTCAAGCACCTTGTTCTGAAGgacaccggactgtttggtgaaTTGCCTGATGCACTAGGAAACCTGACATCCCTTGTTGTCCTTGATTTATCAGGTAATGCGAACATCACGATAACACAAGGCTTGAAGAACCTTTGTGGTTTGGAAATCCTTGACCTTAGCGCCAATAGGATAAATAGAGATATAGCAGAATTGATGGACAGATTACCATTGTGCACAAGGGAAAACTTACAGTTACAGGAGCTCCATCTGGAGTACAATAGTTTCACAGGGACCCTGACAAGTTCGATAGGTCACTTCAGGAGCTTAAGCATCCTTGAGCTCAACAATAACAATCTCAGAGGAAGTGTTCCTACTGAAATTGGTACCCTTACAAATTTGACCTCTTTGGATCTAAGCAATAACAACTTCGGTGGAGTAATCACGGAGGAGCACTTTGTAGGTCTGATGAACCTAAAGAAAATTCACCTGTCTTTCAATAATTTGAGTGTTGTACTGGATGCAGATTGGATCCAACCATTCAGGCTGGAGTCTGCAGGGTTTGCATCTTGCCATTTGGGCCCCATGTTTCCAGTTTGGCTTCGCCAGCAGCTCGTTTATATCACTACGCTAGACATTTCAAGCACAGGGTTGGTGGGAAACATTCCTGATTGGTTTTGGTCATTTTCAAGGGCTGGTTCTCTTGACATGTCTTACAATCAATTAAATGGTAACTTGCCGACAGATATGAGTGGCATGGCCTTTCTAGAGCTAAACCTCGGTTCAAACAACCTCACAGGACAAATGCCACCATTTCCAAGAAACATCGTATTGTTAGACATCTCTAACAATTCATTTTCAGGCATCATGCCACACAAGATTGAAGCCCCACTGCTCCAAACACTAGTCATGTCCTCAAATCAAATTGGTGGCACCATTCCGAAGTCGATTTGCAAATTGAAGAACCTGTCATTTCTAGATTTGTCGAACAATCTTTTGGAAGGTGAAATTCCTCAGTGTTCTGACATTGAACGCTTAGAATATTGTCTCCTAGGCAACAACAGTTTATCAGGAACGTTTCCAGCATTTCTGCGCAACTGTACGAGTATGGTGGTCTTGGACCTTGCATGGAATAATTTATCTGGAAGGTTACCTTCTTGGATATGGGAGCTGAAGGATTTGCAGTTTCTACGTCTAAGCCACAATTCATTTTCTGGGAATATTCCGTCTGGAATAACCAACCTTTCTTTTCTTCAATACTTGGATCTATCAGGAAACTACTTTTTTGGTGTTATACCTCGTCATCTTTCAAATCTAACAGGTATGACCATGAAGGGATACTACCCATTTGATATTTTCGACAAGACGGTATCTAAATTCGATGATATATGGTTAGTAATGACAAAAGGGCAACAACTCAAATATAGTCGGGAAATTGCATATTTTGTAAGCATTGATTTATCAGGCAACTACTTAACAGGTGAAATTCCATTGGGTATCACATCCCTTGATGCCTTAATGAATTTGAATTTGTCATCAAACCAACTGGGTGGAAAAATTCCCAACAATATTGGTGCCATGAGGTTGCTGGCATCCCTGGACCTCTCCATCAACAAGCTTTCTGGTGAAATCCCATGGAGCTTATCAAACCTGACATCTTTAAGCTACATGAACTTGTCCTACAACAATCTGTCAGGAAGGATACCCTCAGGCCGCCAACTGGATACCTTAAACGTGGACAACCCGTCACTTATGTACATAGGCAACAGTGGACTTTGTGGACCTCTTCAAAATAATTGTTCAGGAAATGGTAGCTTCACGCCTGGTTATCACAGAGGCAATAGGCAAAAGTTCGAGCCTGCATCATTTTATTTCAGTCTTGTATTGGGGCTTGTGGTAGGGCTGTGGACGGTGTTTTGTGCTCTATTGTTCATAAACACATGGAGAGTTGCTTATCTTGGGCTCCTCGACAAGGTGTATGACAAGATCTATGTGTTTGTAGCTGTAAAATGGGCAAGTATGACTATGAGTGCAGCAGCTGCAGAACGAGAGCACACAACCAATACAATGTAA
- the LOC103651670 gene encoding receptor kinase-like protein Xa21 — translation MDPSPRQCHAHTLLLLLCTSVLVFLSNNSAFSSAQPGNRSEADRQALLCFKSGISDDPRRVLTSWSADSLSFCGWRGVSCSSSLPLRVLSLELRSVRLHGTLLHNCMANLTSLVRLDLSGNHISGTIPEEVATLPGLQTLMLAGNILSGSIPPSLGVASPSLRYVNLAGNNLSGVIPDSLPKAPSLRVLNLSMNILAGMIPVTIFNSNSSKLVTVDLQLNHLTGPIPSLQNPTSLQFLGLTGNVLSGRVPPSLGNVSSLNTILLAENNLSGPIPEALGHILNLNILDLSENMLSGNVPRFQKATSLQLLGLNGNILSGRIPASLGNVSSLNTIRLAYNTLSGPIPEALGHILNLNILDLSENMLSGNVPAAIYNVSSFRYLHLGNNLLDGQILPNTGHSLPNLMSLIMRGNRFTGVVPSSLANMSKLQEIDLSRNLLNGSVPSLGSLSNLSRLILGSNMLQAEDWVFLTSLTNCSQLSMLSIDGNSLEGSLPESVGNLSRNLERLNFRGNWISGTIPAAIGNLVNLTLLAMDHNMLSGSIPSTIGNLKNLVVLALSTNRLSGEMPSTIGDLPQLNQLYMDDNLLSGNIPASLGQCKRLNMLNLSVNNLDGSIPSEILNISSLSLGLDLSNNNLNGTIPPQIGNLINLGLLNVSSNRLSGEIPTELGQCVLLSYLQMESNMFSGIIPQSLSELKGIEQMDLSENNLSGQIPEFFESFRTLYHLDLSHNKLVGPIPTSGIFTNPNAVMLDDNLGLCQQSTIFALPICPTTSSVTKRKNDARLLLIVAPPATIALLSFLCVLATVTKGIATQPPESFRETMKKVSYGDILKATNWFSPVNKISSSHTASVYVGRFEFDTDLVAIKVFHLDEQGSLNGFFNECEVLKQTRHRNLIQAITLCSTVDFENNEFKALVYEFMANGSLDMWIHPSLHQGRRRRVLSLGQRISIAADVASALDYLHNQLIPPLIHCDLKPSNVLLDYDMTSRLGDFGSAKFLSSSLTSSSPEGFVGASGTIGYIAPEYGMGCKISTDADVYGFGVLLLELLTAKRPTDEIFGNDLSLHKYVDIAFPDKIDEILDPQMQNEGEVVCNLRMQNYLIPLVEIGLMCSMESPKDRPGMQAVCAKIIAIQEAFIQTF, via the exons ATGGATCCATCTCCCCGCCAATGTCATGCACACACACTCCTCCTCCTCCTGTGCACCAGCGTCCTCGTTTTCCTCTCAAACAACTCAGCGTTCTCGTCGGCACAGCCCGGCAACAGGTCAGAGGCTGACCGCCAAGCCCTGCTCTGCTTCAAATCCGGCATCTCCGACGACCCTCGCCGCGTCCTCACGTCATGGAGCGCCGACTCGCTCAGCTTCTGCGGCTGGCGAGGGGTCAGCTGCAGCTCCAGCCTCCCACTCCGAGTGCTGTCCCTAGAACTAAGGTCTGTGCGGCTCCACGGAACACTGCTACACAATTGCATGGCGAACCTCACTTCGCTGGTGAGGTTGGATCTTTCAGGCAACCATATTTCCGGAACCATACCTGAGGAGGTGGCCACGCTTCCAGGCCTCCAGACTCTGATGCTTGCCGGCAACATCCTTTCAGGTAGCATCCCTCCGTCACTGGGTGTAGCATCACCTTCTCTTAGGTATGTTAATCTTGCAGGAAATAATCTTAGCGGAGTTATTCCTGATTCCTTACCCAAAGCTCCATCGCTTCGTGTGCTGAACCTGTCCATGAATATCCTAGCGGGAATGATCCCAGTTACCATATTCAACAGTAATTCATCCAAACTTGTCACAGTGGACCTCCAGCTGAATCATCTTACTGGACCCATTCCTTCCCTCCAAAACCCCACGTCTCTGCAATTTCTTGGCCTTACTGGAAACGTTCTTTCTGGAAGGGTTCCACCATCCTTAGGAAATGTTTCATCCTTAAACACCATCCTGCTGGCAGAGAACAACTTGTCAGGACCGATTCCAGAAGCCTTAGGCCATATCCTGAACTTGAACATTCTAGATCTAAGTGAAAACATGTTATCAGGGAATGTCCCTCGTTTCCAGAAAGCCACCTCTCTGCAACTTCTTGGCCTTAATGGAAATATTCTTTCTGGAAGGATTCCAGCATCCTTAGGAAATGTTTCATCCTTAAACACCATCCGGCTGGCATACAACACCTTGTCAGGACCGATTCCAGAAGCCTTAGGTCATATCCTGAACTTGAACATTCTAGATCTAAGTGAAAACATGTTATCAGGGAATGTCCCAGCGGCGATATACAATGTCTCATCATTCAGATATCTTCACTTGGGCAACAATTTGCTTGATGGGCAGATACTTCCTAACACTGGCCACTCACTCCCAAACCTCATGTCACTGATCATGAGAGGCAACAGATTCACTGGAGTGGTCCCGTCTTCACTGGCCAACATGTCAAAGCTCCAAGAAATAGATCTCTCAAGAAATTTACTAAACGGCTCGGTTCCATCTCTAGGATCCCTGAGCAACTTGAGTCGACTGATTCTTGGAAGCAACATGCTGCAGGCCGAAGACTGGGTGTTTCTGACCTCTCTGACAAATTGCAGCCAACTATCAATGTTATCCATAGACGGGAATTCTCTGGAAGGAAGCCTTCCAGAATCAGTCGGCAATCTTTCGAGAAACCTGGAACGGCTTAACTTTAGAGGTAACTGGATTTCAGGAACGATACCAGCTGCGATAGGCAACCTTGTGAATCTCACTCTGCTTGCCATGGACCACAACATGCTTTCAGGAAGCATTCCCTCAACTATTGGTAATCTAAAAAACTTGGTTGTCCTAGCACTGTCCACGAATAGATTGTCAGGTGAAATGCCATCGACAATTGGCGATCTCCCTCAGCTGAACCAGCTTTACATGGACGATAACTTGTTGTCCGGAAACATACCGGCAAGTCTAGGACAGTGCAAAAGGTTGAATATGTTAAACTTATCAGTCAATAACCTTGATGGATCCATACCAAGTGAAATCCTGAACATTTCTTCGCTTTCTTTAGGGTTGGACTTGTCAAACAACAACCTTAATGGAACAATACCGCCACAGATCGGAAACCTGATCAATCTCGGCCTGCTGAATGTTTCCAGCAACAGATTATCTGGTGAGATACCAACTGAACTTGGACAGTGTGTTTTATTGTCATACCTTCAGATGGAAAGCAACATGTTTAGTGGGATTATTCCTCAGTCTCTCAGTGAACTAAAGGGCATAGAGCAGATGGATCTCTCTGAAAACAACTTGTCAGGTCAAATTCCAGAATTCTTCGAGAGCTTCAGGACCTTATATCACCTTGATCTGTCACACAACAAACTGGTAGGACCAATTCCAACCAGTGGTATCTTCACAAATCCAAATGCTGTCATGTTGGACGATAACTTAGGATTATGTCAACAAAGTACCATATTTGCATTGCCGATCTGCCCCACCACATCATCAGTAACAAAAAGGAAAAACGATGCACGCCTGCTGCTCATAGTAGCCCCACCGGCTACTATCGCTTTGTTGTCATTTTTATGTGTTCTTGCCACTGTTACGAAAGGAATAGCAACCCAACCACCTGAAAGCTTCAGAGAGACAATGAAGAAGGTGTCATATGGGGACATTCTTAAAGCCACAAATTGGTTCTCTCCAGTCAACAAGATTAGCTCAAGTCATACGGCATCAGTATACGTTGGCCGCTTTGAGTTTGATACAGACCTTGTTGCCATCAAGGTATTTCATCTCGACGAGCAAGGTTCCCTTAATGGCTTTTTCAATGAGTGTGAAGTCTTAAAGCAGACCCGCCATCGCAATCTAATTCAAGCAATCACCTTGTGCTCGACAGTAGATTTTGAGAACAACGAATTCAAAGCTCTAGTATATGAGTTCATGGCAAATGGTAGCCTAGACATGTGGATACACCCAAGTCTGCACCAAGGTAGACGAAGGAGGGTGCTAAGTTTAGGTCAACGAATTAGTATCGCCGCAGATGTGGCTTCTGCTCTTGACTATCTGCACAACCAGTTGATACCTCCATTGATCCACTGTGATTTAAAGCCTAGCAATGTTCTTTTGGATTATGACATGACCTCACGCCTTGGTGACTTTGGGTCAGCAAAGTTTCTCTCTTCAAGTCTTACTAGCAGCAGTCCAGAAGGCTTTGTTggcgcctcaggaacaattgggtaTATTGCACCTG AGTATGGAATGGGATGCAAAATCTCAACCGATGCTGATGTTTATGGTTTTGGAGTGCTCCTGCTAGAATTGCTCACAGCAAAGCGACCAACTGACGAAATATTTGGCAACGACCTCAGCCTTCACAAGTATGTGGATATAGCATTCCCTGATAAAATCGATGAGATTTTAGACCCGCAGATGCAAAATGAGGGCGAAGTTGTTTGTAATCTACGCATGCAAAACTATCTCATACCACTGGTTGAAATTGGCCTGATGTGCTCCATGGAATCACCAAAAGATAGACCAGGAATGCAAGCTGTTTGTGCCAAAATTATTGCCATCCAGGAAGCGTTTATTCAAACCTTTTGA
- the LOC100277711 gene encoding uncharacterized protein LOC100277711: MLDLLILLQCCCRGREASAGTTQTASAFAPSSAGCRRQTAEPCCSFAIPCGCSALLDAFLLTWFAFHSNLECFLISFRCIENIQRFIGVWANK, encoded by the coding sequence ATGCTTGATCTCCTCATCCTGCTGCAGTGCTGCTGCCGTGGAAGGGAGGCCAGTGCGGGAACAACCCAGACTGCGAGCGCCTTCGCGCCGAGCTCCGCCGGATGCCGCCGCCAAACGGCCGAGCCGTGCTGCTCTTTCGCAATCCCGTGTGGCTGCTCTGCACTTCTTGATGCATTTTTGTTGACATGGTTTGCGTTTCATTCAAACTTAGAATGCTTCTTAATTTCTTTTCGTTGCATTGAAAATATCCAGCGGTTTATTGGTGTTTGGGCTAATAAATAG